The DNA sequence GTCCCTTGATGATCGATCCAACGAAGCCGTGACGCCTCTTCGCCTCCTTCTTCTTTTTTCCCCCCAGCCGGGCGCGAACGAACAGAAACGCGGCCAGCAGCGTTACAAGCAGCATCACCCCGCCGACGATGCCGACGGTATCGGCGGCCGGAATATAATCGATGGGAAACATGATTCGCCCCTTTGTGCGCTATTGTTTAAAGGAGAGGCGGCCGGATCGCAATCCCCCCGCTCCCGGCCGCTTACACATCGATGTCCAACTCCAGCATACCCTCGGTGACGGCCCCCTCGACGATCTTCCAGATAATCGGCATGTCATGATGACGCCATATATCAGTCAGGTCGTCCCCGGAGAGCCTCCGTACATCCTCCCCCCTGTCCCTGATGGTCTTAAGAATCGCCCGCTGCACCTGGTCGCGAAAGAGATTCGGAACGGCGGCCATCAGTTTTTTATGTGTCTCATTCGCGGGGCAGTCGACCTCCAGGGAGTGATCGACCCAACTGTTGCGCCGATAAAACTCCCGCCAGACATACTCGACTCCCTCTTCCAGTTGCTCGGGTGCCATTTGCTTCGGGCGAAAGACCGCGTGGCGGGTGTTGTACCTCCCCCAGTCTTCGTCGATGATGCGTCCCTGCAGTGCGAGCTTTTCGTATAGCGGCGTCTTGGGATAGGGTGTCAGAATGAGGAACTCCGCCTCGACGATACCGCTTTTATTGAGGAACTCCAGCGTCACATCGAAGATGGACTCGGTATCGTGATCGAAGCCGAAGATAAACGACCCCATCACCTTGATGCCCGCATCCTGCAGCACCGCGATGTAGTCAAGATACTTGCCGACCTGCTCACCCAGGGAGGAGACGTCCTTCTTGAGCCCTACCGATATCCAGGGCCCCACATCCACGTACATGGACCAGCACCCGGAACGGGCCAGGAGGTCCACATACTTCCTATCCGATGCGATGCTCAGGGGCGCCATTCCGGTCCATCGCCGGTCCATCTCGGTCATGGTCTCAAAGAGACGGCGAAACATCCGCCGCTTGATCATCAGATTATCATCGACAAAATAGAGATATTCGGAAAGGCTCGCGATCTCGCCTATGACCTCGTCCAGGGGGCGAACCCGATATTCCCTGCCGAAGTTCTTGGGCACGGCGCAGAACTCGCAGTTGAGGGGACATCCCCGGGTGATCTGTATCGACCGAATGGGCAGATAGTCGTCCGAACTCAACAAATCGTGTCGGGGGTACGGCATGTCGGAAAGGCTCGGCTTATGAAGGCAGACATAGGCCCCGCGGGATCTCCCCGCCGAGACATCCTCCAAAACCGTCCCCCACAATCCTTCGGCCTCCCCCACCACCACCGCGTCGGCATGGGCCAGGGCCTCCTCGGGGACCAGAGACGTATGCGCCCCCCCCATGACCACCGGGATCTTTCGTTTCCGAAAAAGGTCCGCCAGCCGATACGCCTCGGGTATCTGGGGCGTCATGGCGGAAATCGCCACCACATCCGCCTCCAGGTCATGGGGTATCGTCATATGTCTGCCGTCGAAGAAAACCACCTCATAGTCGGGAGGGGTCAAAGACGCCAGCACCAGGGCCCCCAGGGGCGCGATATGCTTTCGGTATGCCAAAGGCAGACCCTCGAAATCGGGAAAAACGAGCGCAAGACGCCTTGTCGCCATGATGTCAGCCCTCCTTCCCGGTATCGACCGAAGACGCATCGGGGGAATCGTCATCTTTCTTCCAGAACGGATAAAACATATACCATTGATCCGGATATCGGCGAATGTATTCCTCTATTACGGAAGCCATTTTCTGCGCCAGAACCAGGACGTCCCGGTTGCGGTTCCCGGTTCGGCGCGGAAAAATCGGTTCGGACACAAACGGCATGTAGCGATTATCTTCGGTCAGTACCACGAACGTGGGGAGTATCGGCGCGCCGGAGACATATGAGAGGAGATACGGTCCCATGGGGAAGAGGGTGTCCCTGCCGAAGAGCCGCACCGTCATCCCGTTTCCCCGCATCACTCGGTCGCCCTTCAGGGCGATAATCTCCCCGGCGTTGAGCTTCCTGATAATCATGAGGGATACCTCAAAACCGCCGTCCATCGGGATACTGAAGACGTTCTGGTCCGTCCGGGCGAGGCGCCGCTGCTCTTCGAAGGCCTCCGTCCGATCGGGCATATAGACCATGTTCACATTCACGTCGAACTTGCCGAGGGTCATCCCCCCCAATTCCCAGTTTCCGATATGGCCGGTCAGAAAAATCGCTCCCTTCTCACCCTTCAGGGCCTCGTGTATGTGCTCGCTTCCCACCTGCGGAGCGATCAATTCCGCGATGCGTTCCCGGGGAAGCGAAGCGACATAGAACATATCGGTAAACATCTTGGTCACATTGGAAAAGACCCGCCACGTCAGCCTTCGTATGTCCCGGGGTGACGCATCCCGACTAAGGGCGGCGGTGAGATTCCCCCTGACGGCGCGGCGAAAACGATGACCGAAAAAGTAATAAAAAAACGCGAACGGGTAGCGAACCAGATGGAAAAACCAGCGCGGAAAGGTCCTCATGAACCAGGGACTC is a window from the Candidatus Zymogenaceae bacterium genome containing:
- a CDS encoding lysophospholipid acyltransferase family protein gives rise to the protein MKKNPDSPNQQTGFWKWYHDSGLVRVLLGMSPWFMRTFPRWFFHLVRYPFAFFYYFFGHRFRRAVRGNLTAALSRDASPRDIRRLTWRVFSNVTKMFTDMFYVASLPRERIAELIAPQVGSEHIHEALKGEKGAIFLTGHIGNWELGGMTLGKFDVNVNMVYMPDRTEAFEEQRRLARTDQNVFSIPMDGGFEVSLMIIRKLNAGEIIALKGDRVMRGNGMTVRLFGRDTLFPMGPYLLSYVSGAPILPTFVVLTEDNRYMPFVSEPIFPRRTGNRNRDVLVLAQKMASVIEEYIRRYPDQWYMFYPFWKKDDDSPDASSVDTGKEG
- a CDS encoding B12-binding domain-containing radical SAM protein encodes the protein MATRRLALVFPDFEGLPLAYRKHIAPLGALVLASLTPPDYEVVFFDGRHMTIPHDLEADVVAISAMTPQIPEAYRLADLFRKRKIPVVMGGAHTSLVPEEALAHADAVVVGEAEGLWGTVLEDVSAGRSRGAYVCLHKPSLSDMPYPRHDLLSSDDYLPIRSIQITRGCPLNCEFCAVPKNFGREYRVRPLDEVIGEIASLSEYLYFVDDNLMIKRRMFRRLFETMTEMDRRWTGMAPLSIASDRKYVDLLARSGCWSMYVDVGPWISVGLKKDVSSLGEQVGKYLDYIAVLQDAGIKVMGSFIFGFDHDTESIFDVTLEFLNKSGIVEAEFLILTPYPKTPLYEKLALQGRIIDEDWGRYNTRHAVFRPKQMAPEQLEEGVEYVWREFYRRNSWVDHSLEVDCPANETHKKLMAAVPNLFRDQVQRAILKTIRDRGEDVRRLSGDDLTDIWRHHDMPIIWKIVEGAVTEGMLELDIDV